From the Solanum pennellii chromosome 4, SPENNV200 genome, one window contains:
- the LOC107015652 gene encoding thioredoxin reductase NTRC isoform X1 yields MATTIPNINGAVVAGIGTGTEISGNATRRSAFSFMPAPSTLSTALRIPTGSLLINSGPSRAGRVDSFLTGFRLSSSSIRSFAAESAGEQAEADSSAQGIENLVIVGSGPAGYTAAIYAARANLKPVVFEGFQVGGVPGGQLMTTTEVENFPGFPDGITGPDLMDRMRRQAERWGGELFQEDVEFIDVKNTPFTVRSSERKIKCHSLIIATGARAQRLRLPREDEFWSRGISACAICDGASPLFKGQVLAVVGGGDTATQEAIYLTKYASHVHLIVRRDQLRASKAMQDRVFNNSNITVHFNTETVDVVSNSKGQMSGILIRTVDCGEESVLEAKGLFYGIGHSPNSKLLEGQVELDSAGYILVKESTAKTSVEGVFAAGDVQDHEWRQAVTAAGSGCLAALSVERYLTSKNLLVEFHQPQAEDDKKELMEKDVQESFDITYAKHKGQYALRKLYHESPRLLCVLYTSPSCGPCRTLKPILSKVIDEFDQHVHFIEIDITEDPEIAEAAEIMGTPCVQFFKNKEMLRNNEITIRLMIPNLDIKVYNTSKIQYLIPFESQTS; encoded by the exons ATGGCTACGACTATTCCCAATATTAACGGCGCCGTCGTAGCCGGGATCGGTACCGGAACCGAGATCTCCGGCAATGCAACTCGCCGATCTGCCTTCAGCTTTATGCCTGCACCTTCAACTCTGTCAACCGCTCTTCGTATTCCGACCGGTTCGCTCTTAATTAACTCCGGCCCGAGTCGAGCTGGTCGAGTTGACTCATTCCTTACTGGTTTTCGTCTCTCCTCTTCTTCAATTCGATCCTTCGCCGCAGAGTCCGCCGGTGAGCAAGCGGAAGCTGATTCTTCAG CTCAAGGTATCGAGAACTTGGTAATAGTAGGATCAGGTCCTGCTGGGTATACAGCAGCAATTTATGCTGCTCGGGCCAACTTGAAGCCCGTGGTGTTTGAGGGATTTCAAGTGGGTGGTGTTCCAGGAGGACAATTAATGACAACAACTGAAGTAGAAAACTTCCCTGGATTTCCTGATGGGATAACTGGCCCTGACTTAATGGATAG GATGCGACGACAAGCTGAGCGATGGGGAGGCGAATTGTTTCAGGAAGATGTGGAGTTTATTGATGTCAAGAACACTCCTTTTACTGTACGAAGTAGTGAACGTAAG ATCAAGTGCCATAGTCTTATCATAGCAACGGGAGCCAGAGCTCAAAGGCTAAGATTACCTCGTGAAGATGAATTTTGGAGTAGAGGTATTAGTGCATGCGCAATTTGTGATGGAGCATCGCCACTTTTTAAGGGTCAGGTTCTTGCTGTTGTTGGAGGTGGTGATACAGCTACACAGGAAGCAATATACTTAACAAAGTATGCAAGCCATGTCCATTTAATTGTCAGGAGGGACCAACTAAGGGCATCAAAGGCAATGCAAGACAG AGTTTTTAACAATTCAAACATCACTGTGCATTTCAACACTGAGACTGTTGACGTTGTCAGCAACTCTAAAGGCCAGATGTCAGGCATTTTGATCAGAACAGTTGATTGTGGAGAAGAGTCTGTGCTCGAGGCAAAGGGCCTTTTTTATGGTATTGGTCATTCTCCAAATAGTAAACTCTTGGAAGGCCAAGTTGAACTTGATAGTGCAGGCTATATATTAGTCAAGGAGAGCACCGCCAAAACTTCTGTTGAAGGTGTATTTGCAGCTGGAGATGTCCAG GATCATGAATGGAGGCAAGCTGTAACTGCAGCTGGCTCTGGATGTTTAGCTGCTCTATCAGTGGAGAGATATCTCACAAGCAAAAATCTTCTGGTTGAATTTCACCAG CCGCAAGCTGAAGATGATAAAAAGGAACTTATGGAGAAGGATGTTCAAGAAAGTTTTGATATAACATATGCGAAGCACAAGGGCCAG TATGCTTTGCGGAAATTGTACCATGAGAGCCCAAGGCTTCTGTGTGTACTATATACATCGCCATCATGTGGTCCATGCAGGACTTTGAAACCAATTCTTAGCAAG GTAATTGATGAATTTGACCAGCATGTCCACTTTATTGAAATTGACATTACTGAAGACCCAGAGATTGCTGAGGCAGCTGAAATTATGGGTACTCCATGTGTGCAATTTTTCAAGAACAAGGAAATGCTCAG
- the LOC107015652 gene encoding thioredoxin reductase NTRC isoform X2 has protein sequence MATTIPNINGAVVAGIGTGTEISGNATRRSAFSFMPAPSTLSTALRIPTGSLLINSGPSRAGRVDSFLTGFRLSSSSIRSFAAESAGEQAEADSSAQGIENLVIVGSGPAGYTAAIYAARANLKPVVFEGFQVGGVPGGQLMTTTEVENFPGFPDGITGPDLMDRMRRQAERWGGELFQEDVEFIDVKNTPFTVRSSERKIKCHSLIIATGARAQRLRLPREDEFWSRGISACAICDGASPLFKGQVLAVVGGGDTATQEAIYLTKYASHVHLIVRRDQLRASKAMQDRVFNNSNITVHFNTETVDVVSNSKGQMSGILIRTVDCGEESVLEAKGLFYGIGHSPNSKLLEGQVELDSAGYILVKESTAKTSVEGVFAAGDVQDHEWRQAVTAAGSGCLAALSVERYLTSKNLLVEFHQPQAEDDKKELMEKDVQESFDITYAKHKGQYALRKLYHESPRLLCVLYTSPSCGPCRTLKPILSKVIDEFDQHVHFIEIDITEDPEIAEAAEIMGTPCVQFFKNKEMLRTISGVKMKREYRELIRANK, from the exons ATGGCTACGACTATTCCCAATATTAACGGCGCCGTCGTAGCCGGGATCGGTACCGGAACCGAGATCTCCGGCAATGCAACTCGCCGATCTGCCTTCAGCTTTATGCCTGCACCTTCAACTCTGTCAACCGCTCTTCGTATTCCGACCGGTTCGCTCTTAATTAACTCCGGCCCGAGTCGAGCTGGTCGAGTTGACTCATTCCTTACTGGTTTTCGTCTCTCCTCTTCTTCAATTCGATCCTTCGCCGCAGAGTCCGCCGGTGAGCAAGCGGAAGCTGATTCTTCAG CTCAAGGTATCGAGAACTTGGTAATAGTAGGATCAGGTCCTGCTGGGTATACAGCAGCAATTTATGCTGCTCGGGCCAACTTGAAGCCCGTGGTGTTTGAGGGATTTCAAGTGGGTGGTGTTCCAGGAGGACAATTAATGACAACAACTGAAGTAGAAAACTTCCCTGGATTTCCTGATGGGATAACTGGCCCTGACTTAATGGATAG GATGCGACGACAAGCTGAGCGATGGGGAGGCGAATTGTTTCAGGAAGATGTGGAGTTTATTGATGTCAAGAACACTCCTTTTACTGTACGAAGTAGTGAACGTAAG ATCAAGTGCCATAGTCTTATCATAGCAACGGGAGCCAGAGCTCAAAGGCTAAGATTACCTCGTGAAGATGAATTTTGGAGTAGAGGTATTAGTGCATGCGCAATTTGTGATGGAGCATCGCCACTTTTTAAGGGTCAGGTTCTTGCTGTTGTTGGAGGTGGTGATACAGCTACACAGGAAGCAATATACTTAACAAAGTATGCAAGCCATGTCCATTTAATTGTCAGGAGGGACCAACTAAGGGCATCAAAGGCAATGCAAGACAG AGTTTTTAACAATTCAAACATCACTGTGCATTTCAACACTGAGACTGTTGACGTTGTCAGCAACTCTAAAGGCCAGATGTCAGGCATTTTGATCAGAACAGTTGATTGTGGAGAAGAGTCTGTGCTCGAGGCAAAGGGCCTTTTTTATGGTATTGGTCATTCTCCAAATAGTAAACTCTTGGAAGGCCAAGTTGAACTTGATAGTGCAGGCTATATATTAGTCAAGGAGAGCACCGCCAAAACTTCTGTTGAAGGTGTATTTGCAGCTGGAGATGTCCAG GATCATGAATGGAGGCAAGCTGTAACTGCAGCTGGCTCTGGATGTTTAGCTGCTCTATCAGTGGAGAGATATCTCACAAGCAAAAATCTTCTGGTTGAATTTCACCAG CCGCAAGCTGAAGATGATAAAAAGGAACTTATGGAGAAGGATGTTCAAGAAAGTTTTGATATAACATATGCGAAGCACAAGGGCCAG TATGCTTTGCGGAAATTGTACCATGAGAGCCCAAGGCTTCTGTGTGTACTATATACATCGCCATCATGTGGTCCATGCAGGACTTTGAAACCAATTCTTAGCAAG GTAATTGATGAATTTGACCAGCATGTCCACTTTATTGAAATTGACATTACTGAAGACCCAGAGATTGCTGAGGCAGCTGAAATTATGGGTACTCCATGTGTGCAATTTTTCAAGAACAAGGAAATGCTCAG GACCATATCAGGTgtaaaaatgaagagagaataTAGGGAGTTAATCAGAGCAAATAAATGA